The proteins below are encoded in one region of Saccopteryx leptura isolate mSacLep1 chromosome 1, mSacLep1_pri_phased_curated, whole genome shotgun sequence:
- the KLC2 gene encoding kinesin light chain 2 isoform X1, whose translation MATMVLPREEKLSQDEIVLGTKAVIQGLETLRGEHRALLAPLVAPEAAEVEPGSQERCVLLRRSLEAIELGLGEAQVILALSSHLGAVESEKQKLRAQVRRLVQENQWLREELAGTQQKLQRSEQAVAQLEEEKQHLLFMSQIRKLDEDTSPNEEKGEVPKDSLDDLFPNEEEQSPAPSPGGGDVAAQHGGYEIPARLRTLHNLVIQYASQGRYEVAVPLCKQALEDLEKTSGHDHPDVATMLNILALVYRDQNKYKEAAHLLNDALAIREKTLGKDHPAVAATLNNLAVLYGKRGKYKEAEPLCKRALEIREKVLGKFHPDVAKQLSNLALLCQNQGKAEEVEYYYRRALEIYATRLGPDDPNVAKTKNNLASCYLKQGKYQDAETLYKEILTHAHEKEFGSVNGDNKPIWMHAEEREESKDKHRDSTPYGEYGSWYKACKVDSPTVNTTLRSLGALYRRQGKLEAAHTLEDCASRSRKQGLDPASQTKVVELLKDGSGGRGDRHGSRDATVGAGARPESDLEEAGPAAEWSGDGSGSLRRSGSFGKLRDALRRSSEMLVKKLQGGGPQEPPNPRMKRASSLNFLNKSVEEPVQPGGTGLSDSRTLSSSSMDLSRRSSLVG comes from the exons ATGGCCACAATGGTGCTTCCGCGGGAGGAGAAGCTGAGCCAGGATGAGATCGTGCTGGGCACCAAAGCCGTCATCCAAGGGCTGGAGACTCTACGCGGGGAGCACCGTGCCCTTCTTGCTCCTTTGGTCGCTCCTGAAGCCGCCGAGGTCGAGCCTGGTTCGCAGGAACGCTGTGTCCTCCTGCGCCGCTCCCTGGAGGCCATCGAGTTGGGGCTGGGGGAGGCCCAG GTGATCTTGGCGCTGTCCAGCCACCTGGGGGCCGTGGAGTCAGAGAAGCAGAAGCTGCGGGCCCAGGTGCGGCGCCTGGTGCAGGAGAACCAGTGGCTGCGCGAGGAACTGGCAGGGACGCAGCAGAAGCTGCAGCGCAGTGAGCAGGCCGTGGCCCAGCTTGAGGAGGAGAAGCAGCACTTGCTGTTCATGAGCCAGATCCGAAAGCTGGATGAGGACACCTCCCCCAAC gaggaaaagggggaggtcCCCAAAGACTCTCTGGATGACCTGTTCCCCAACGAGGAAGAGCAGAGCCCAG CCCCCAGCCCTGGAGGAGGGGATGTAGCCGCCCAGCATGGAGGCTATGAAATCCCAGCCCGGCTCCGCACCCTACACAACCTGGTGATCCAGTACGCCTCACAGGGCCGCTACGAGGTGGCCGTGCCACTCTGCAAGCAGGCACTCGAAGACCTGGAGAAGACATCAGGTCATGACCACCCTGATGTGGCCACCATGCTGAACATCCTGGCGCTGGTCTATCG ggaCCAGAACAAGTACAAGGAGGCTGCTCACCTGCTTAATGACGCCCTGGCTATTCGTGAGAAGACACTGGGCAAGGACCACCCGGCT GTGGCCGCAACATTAAACAACCTGGCGGTTCTTTATGGCAAGCGGGGCAAGTATAAGGAGGCTGAGCCTCTATGCAAGCGGGCGCTGGAGATCCGGGAGAAG GTCCTGGGCAAGTTTCATCCAGATGTGGCCAAGCAGCTGAGCAACTTGGCACTGCTGTGCCAGAACCAGGGCAAAGCAGAGGAGGTGGAGTACTACTACCGGCGGGCCCTGGAGATCTACGCCACACGCCTCGGGCCTGACGATCCCAATGTGGCTAAGACCAAGAACAACCTG GCCTCCTGCTACCTGAAGCAGGGGAAGTACCAGGATGCAGAGACCCTGTACAAGGAGATCCTCACCCACGCTCACGAGAAGGAGTTTGGCTCCGTCAATG gGGACAACAAGCCTATCTGGATGCATGCAGAGGAACGGGAGGAAAGCAAG GATAAGCACCGGGATAGCACCCCCTATGGGGAATATGGCAGCTGGTACAAGGCCTGTAAAGTAGACAG CCCTACAGTCAACACCACCCTGCGCAGTTTGGGGGCTCTATACCGGCGCCAGGGCAAGCTAGAAGCTGCACACACACTGGAGGACTGTGCCAGTCGCAGCCGGAAACAG GGCCTGGACCCTGCAAGCCAGACCAAGGTGGTGGAACTGCTGAAAGATGGCAGTGGTGGGCGGGGAGACCGCCACGGTAGCCGGGATGCGACTGTGGGTGCCGGGGCTCGGCCTGAGTCTGACCTCGAGGAGGCAGGTCCTGCAGCCGAGTGGAGCGGA GATGGCAGTGGCTCCTTGCGGCGCAGTGGCTCCTTTGGGAAGCTCCGAGATGCTCTGAGGCGCAGCAGTGAGATGCTGGTGAAGAAGCTACAGGGTGGTGGCCCCCAGGAACCCCCTAACCCCAG GATGAAGCGAGCCAGTTCTCTCAACTTCCTCAACAAGAGTGTGGAAGAGCCAGTCCAG CCTGGAGGCACAGGCCTCTCTGACAGCCGCACCCTAAGCTCCAGCTCCATGGACCTCTCCCGACGAAGCTCCCTCGTGGGCTAA
- the KLC2 gene encoding kinesin light chain 2 isoform X2 has translation MATMVLPREEKLSQDEIVLGTKAVIQGLETLRGEHRALLAPLVAPEAAEVEPGSQERCVLLRRSLEAIELGLGEAQVILALSSHLGAVESEKQKLRAQVRRLVQENQWLREELAGTQQKLQRSEQAVAQLEEEKQHLLFMSQIRKLDEDTSPNEEKGEVPKDSLDDLFPNEEEQSPAPSPGGGDVAAQHGGYEIPARLRTLHNLVIQYASQGRYEVAVPLCKQALEDLEKTSGHDHPDVATMLNILALVYRDQNKYKEAAHLLNDALAIREKTLGKDHPAVAATLNNLAVLYGKRGKYKEAEPLCKRALEIREKVLGKFHPDVAKQLSNLALLCQNQGKAEEVEYYYRRALEIYATRLGPDDPNVAKTKNNLASCYLKQGKYQDAETLYKEILTHAHEKEFGSVNGDNKPIWMHAEEREESKDKHRDSTPYGEYGSWYKACKVDSPTVNTTLRSLGALYRRQGKLEAAHTLEDCASRSRKQGLDPASQTKVVELLKDGSGGRGDRHGSRDATVGAGARPESDLEEDGSGSLRRSGSFGKLRDALRRSSEMLVKKLQGGGPQEPPNPRMKRASSLNFLNKSVEEPVQPGGTGLSDSRTLSSSSMDLSRRSSLVG, from the exons ATGGCCACAATGGTGCTTCCGCGGGAGGAGAAGCTGAGCCAGGATGAGATCGTGCTGGGCACCAAAGCCGTCATCCAAGGGCTGGAGACTCTACGCGGGGAGCACCGTGCCCTTCTTGCTCCTTTGGTCGCTCCTGAAGCCGCCGAGGTCGAGCCTGGTTCGCAGGAACGCTGTGTCCTCCTGCGCCGCTCCCTGGAGGCCATCGAGTTGGGGCTGGGGGAGGCCCAG GTGATCTTGGCGCTGTCCAGCCACCTGGGGGCCGTGGAGTCAGAGAAGCAGAAGCTGCGGGCCCAGGTGCGGCGCCTGGTGCAGGAGAACCAGTGGCTGCGCGAGGAACTGGCAGGGACGCAGCAGAAGCTGCAGCGCAGTGAGCAGGCCGTGGCCCAGCTTGAGGAGGAGAAGCAGCACTTGCTGTTCATGAGCCAGATCCGAAAGCTGGATGAGGACACCTCCCCCAAC gaggaaaagggggaggtcCCCAAAGACTCTCTGGATGACCTGTTCCCCAACGAGGAAGAGCAGAGCCCAG CCCCCAGCCCTGGAGGAGGGGATGTAGCCGCCCAGCATGGAGGCTATGAAATCCCAGCCCGGCTCCGCACCCTACACAACCTGGTGATCCAGTACGCCTCACAGGGCCGCTACGAGGTGGCCGTGCCACTCTGCAAGCAGGCACTCGAAGACCTGGAGAAGACATCAGGTCATGACCACCCTGATGTGGCCACCATGCTGAACATCCTGGCGCTGGTCTATCG ggaCCAGAACAAGTACAAGGAGGCTGCTCACCTGCTTAATGACGCCCTGGCTATTCGTGAGAAGACACTGGGCAAGGACCACCCGGCT GTGGCCGCAACATTAAACAACCTGGCGGTTCTTTATGGCAAGCGGGGCAAGTATAAGGAGGCTGAGCCTCTATGCAAGCGGGCGCTGGAGATCCGGGAGAAG GTCCTGGGCAAGTTTCATCCAGATGTGGCCAAGCAGCTGAGCAACTTGGCACTGCTGTGCCAGAACCAGGGCAAAGCAGAGGAGGTGGAGTACTACTACCGGCGGGCCCTGGAGATCTACGCCACACGCCTCGGGCCTGACGATCCCAATGTGGCTAAGACCAAGAACAACCTG GCCTCCTGCTACCTGAAGCAGGGGAAGTACCAGGATGCAGAGACCCTGTACAAGGAGATCCTCACCCACGCTCACGAGAAGGAGTTTGGCTCCGTCAATG gGGACAACAAGCCTATCTGGATGCATGCAGAGGAACGGGAGGAAAGCAAG GATAAGCACCGGGATAGCACCCCCTATGGGGAATATGGCAGCTGGTACAAGGCCTGTAAAGTAGACAG CCCTACAGTCAACACCACCCTGCGCAGTTTGGGGGCTCTATACCGGCGCCAGGGCAAGCTAGAAGCTGCACACACACTGGAGGACTGTGCCAGTCGCAGCCGGAAACAG GGCCTGGACCCTGCAAGCCAGACCAAGGTGGTGGAACTGCTGAAAGATGGCAGTGGTGGGCGGGGAGACCGCCACGGTAGCCGGGATGCGACTGTGGGTGCCGGGGCTCGGCCTGAGTCTGACCTCGAGGAG GATGGCAGTGGCTCCTTGCGGCGCAGTGGCTCCTTTGGGAAGCTCCGAGATGCTCTGAGGCGCAGCAGTGAGATGCTGGTGAAGAAGCTACAGGGTGGTGGCCCCCAGGAACCCCCTAACCCCAG GATGAAGCGAGCCAGTTCTCTCAACTTCCTCAACAAGAGTGTGGAAGAGCCAGTCCAG CCTGGAGGCACAGGCCTCTCTGACAGCCGCACCCTAAGCTCCAGCTCCATGGACCTCTCCCGACGAAGCTCCCTCGTGGGCTAA